One Scyliorhinus canicula chromosome 14, sScyCan1.1, whole genome shotgun sequence genomic region harbors:
- the LOC119977902 gene encoding uncharacterized protein LOC119977902 isoform X2, translating to MQCMPKQFANTNILSETADGMKSFCIGKWVNETGEGTTFILQGGSSIPPPAKINCRRKSKRAYSLALDIPMDSKENRSQELLLNQMKPMNCMSTTNIFQSEMASVKFSVQETIGPCHKKLGKTADVGSEFCETTPLSQITNNKVKKGDRKEDNLLLQGLDSGFVQAWHTLKHEKVHHDLLPDPSNETDIYSISPSMTILKKIKTGNTTKIVSICFPCANTSGSSEALFSDVDSMKNGGNLSQFEQHNASSCNPRDGCELTETSRQDDNQEHQMWKNLEKCSFLELQLSREFALRPVMLFGSSDIDSEFLCTEDYKAHLDKKVAKMIHSQWKKSVEERLKQISLMDPNTLKVSCFGLLKAGLRIID from the exons ATGCAATGTATGCCAAAGCAATTTGCAAACACGAATATCCTTTCTGAGACAGCTGATGGCATGAAGAGTTTTTGTATTGGTAAATGGGTTAATGAAACTGGTGAAGGGACAACATTTATACTGCAAGGTGGTTCTTCTATTCCACCACCAGCCAAGATAAATTGCAGAAGAAAAAGCAAAAGGGCCTACAGTTTAGCACTAGATATCCCAATGGATTCAAAAGAAAATAGAAGTCAAGAATTATTACTAAATCAGATGAAACCAATGAACTGTATGTCAACAACTAATATATTTCAGAGTGAAATGGCAAGTGTAAAGTTTAGTGTGCAGGAAACAATAGGACCATGCCACAAGAAACTAGGCAAAACTGCTGATGTAGGTTCTGAATTCTGTGAAACCACTCCATTGAGCCAAATCACCAATAATAAAGTAAAGAAGGGAGATAGAAAGGAGGACAACTTGCTATTGCAGGGACTTGATTCTGGTTTTGTACAAGCATGGCATACTCTCAAACATGAAAAGGTACATCATGATCTGCTTCCAGATCCTTCAAATGAAACAGATATTTATTCCATTTCTCCTTCGATGACTATATTGAAGAAAATCAAAACTGGTAACACAACCAAAATTGTTTCGATATGCTTTCCTTGTGCAAATACGTCCGGATCTTCTGAAGCTTTATTTTCTGATGTAGACAGCATGAAGAATGGTGGTAATTTGTCTCAGTTTGAGCAACATAATGCATCATCCTGCAATCCACGTGATGGATGTGAACTAACGGAAACATCAAGGCAAGATGATAACCAAGAACATCAGATGTGGAAAAACCTGGAAAAATGCTCTTTTCTTGAACTGCAGTTATCACGTGAATTTGCATTGCGGCCTGTGATGTTGTTTGGATCTTCTGACATTGATTCTG AATTTTTATGCACTGAAGACTATAAAGCTCATTTAGACAAAAAAGTAGCAAAAATGATCCATTCACAGTGGAAAAAGTCAGTGGAG GAAAGACTAAAACAAATTTCATTGATGGATCCCAACACCTTgaaagtgtcat GTTTTGGACTCCTCAAGGCTGGTCTTAGAATTATAGATTGA
- the LOC119977902 gene encoding uncharacterized protein LOC119977902 isoform X1: protein MQCMPKQFANTNILSETADGMKSFCIGKWVNETGEGTTFILQGGSSIPPPAKINCRRKSKRAYSLALDIPMDSKENRSQELLLNQMKPMNCMSTTNIFQSEMASVKFSVQETIGPCHKKLGKTADVGSEFCETTPLSQITNNKVKKGDRKEDNLLLQGLDSGFVQAWHTLKHEKVHHDLLPDPSNETDIYSISPSMTILKKIKTGNTTKIVSICFPCANTSGSSEALFSDVDSMKNGGNLSQFEQHNASSCNPRDGCELTETSRQDDNQEHQMWKNLEKCSFLELQLSREFALRPVMLFGSSDIDSEFLCTEDYKAHLDKKVAKMIHSQWKKSVEERLKQISLMDPNTLKVSSYCYNWDKSVYKFNCRFWTPQGWS, encoded by the exons ATGCAATGTATGCCAAAGCAATTTGCAAACACGAATATCCTTTCTGAGACAGCTGATGGCATGAAGAGTTTTTGTATTGGTAAATGGGTTAATGAAACTGGTGAAGGGACAACATTTATACTGCAAGGTGGTTCTTCTATTCCACCACCAGCCAAGATAAATTGCAGAAGAAAAAGCAAAAGGGCCTACAGTTTAGCACTAGATATCCCAATGGATTCAAAAGAAAATAGAAGTCAAGAATTATTACTAAATCAGATGAAACCAATGAACTGTATGTCAACAACTAATATATTTCAGAGTGAAATGGCAAGTGTAAAGTTTAGTGTGCAGGAAACAATAGGACCATGCCACAAGAAACTAGGCAAAACTGCTGATGTAGGTTCTGAATTCTGTGAAACCACTCCATTGAGCCAAATCACCAATAATAAAGTAAAGAAGGGAGATAGAAAGGAGGACAACTTGCTATTGCAGGGACTTGATTCTGGTTTTGTACAAGCATGGCATACTCTCAAACATGAAAAGGTACATCATGATCTGCTTCCAGATCCTTCAAATGAAACAGATATTTATTCCATTTCTCCTTCGATGACTATATTGAAGAAAATCAAAACTGGTAACACAACCAAAATTGTTTCGATATGCTTTCCTTGTGCAAATACGTCCGGATCTTCTGAAGCTTTATTTTCTGATGTAGACAGCATGAAGAATGGTGGTAATTTGTCTCAGTTTGAGCAACATAATGCATCATCCTGCAATCCACGTGATGGATGTGAACTAACGGAAACATCAAGGCAAGATGATAACCAAGAACATCAGATGTGGAAAAACCTGGAAAAATGCTCTTTTCTTGAACTGCAGTTATCACGTGAATTTGCATTGCGGCCTGTGATGTTGTTTGGATCTTCTGACATTGATTCTG AATTTTTATGCACTGAAGACTATAAAGCTCATTTAGACAAAAAAGTAGCAAAAATGATCCATTCACAGTGGAAAAAGTCAGTGGAG GAAAGACTAAAACAAATTTCATTGATGGATCCCAACACCTTgaaagtgtcat CGTATTGTTACAACTGGGATAAGAGCGTCTATAAATTCAACTGCAGGTTTTGGACTCCTCAAGGCTGGTCTTAG
- the LOC119977902 gene encoding uncharacterized protein LOC119977902 isoform X3, producing the protein MQCMPKQFANTNILSETADGMKSFCIGKWVNETGEGTTFILQGGSSIPPPAKINCRRKSKRAYSLALDIPMDSKENRSQELLLNQMKPMNCMSTTNIFQSEMASVKFSVQETIGPCHKKLGKTADVGSEFCETTPLSQITNNKVKKGDRKEDNLLLQGLDSGFVQAWHTLKHEKVHHDLLPDPSNETDIYSISPSMTILKKIKTGNTTKIVSICFPCANTSGSSEALFSDVDSMKNGGNLSQFEQHNASSCNPRDGCELTETSRQDDNQEHQMWKNLEKCSFLELQLSREFALRPVMLFGSSDIDSEFLCTEDYKAHLDKKVAKMIHSQWKKSVEERLKQISLMDPNTLKVSY; encoded by the exons ATGCAATGTATGCCAAAGCAATTTGCAAACACGAATATCCTTTCTGAGACAGCTGATGGCATGAAGAGTTTTTGTATTGGTAAATGGGTTAATGAAACTGGTGAAGGGACAACATTTATACTGCAAGGTGGTTCTTCTATTCCACCACCAGCCAAGATAAATTGCAGAAGAAAAAGCAAAAGGGCCTACAGTTTAGCACTAGATATCCCAATGGATTCAAAAGAAAATAGAAGTCAAGAATTATTACTAAATCAGATGAAACCAATGAACTGTATGTCAACAACTAATATATTTCAGAGTGAAATGGCAAGTGTAAAGTTTAGTGTGCAGGAAACAATAGGACCATGCCACAAGAAACTAGGCAAAACTGCTGATGTAGGTTCTGAATTCTGTGAAACCACTCCATTGAGCCAAATCACCAATAATAAAGTAAAGAAGGGAGATAGAAAGGAGGACAACTTGCTATTGCAGGGACTTGATTCTGGTTTTGTACAAGCATGGCATACTCTCAAACATGAAAAGGTACATCATGATCTGCTTCCAGATCCTTCAAATGAAACAGATATTTATTCCATTTCTCCTTCGATGACTATATTGAAGAAAATCAAAACTGGTAACACAACCAAAATTGTTTCGATATGCTTTCCTTGTGCAAATACGTCCGGATCTTCTGAAGCTTTATTTTCTGATGTAGACAGCATGAAGAATGGTGGTAATTTGTCTCAGTTTGAGCAACATAATGCATCATCCTGCAATCCACGTGATGGATGTGAACTAACGGAAACATCAAGGCAAGATGATAACCAAGAACATCAGATGTGGAAAAACCTGGAAAAATGCTCTTTTCTTGAACTGCAGTTATCACGTGAATTTGCATTGCGGCCTGTGATGTTGTTTGGATCTTCTGACATTGATTCTG AATTTTTATGCACTGAAGACTATAAAGCTCATTTAGACAAAAAAGTAGCAAAAATGATCCATTCACAGTGGAAAAAGTCAGTGGAG GAAAGACTAAAACAAATTTCATTGATGGATCCCAACACCTTgaaagtgtcat ATTAG